From Lucilia cuprina isolate Lc7/37 chromosome 4, ASM2204524v1, whole genome shotgun sequence:
GAGGAGGTTTAATACAAAGCAGGTAGAGAGAAAGAGATGAAGAAAGATTAATAAaaagagaacaacaacaaaaaacaaagaaatatgtaatttaaatgtaattgaatatatttcaaagaaaagtgcatttaattaaaactagagGAAAACACGTtgatgtaaaataaaacaagtattaaAGTTTTcgaagaataaaaatattaaaccatAATTTAcggatttttcataaaaaagaatGATAACAAAAGCATTgtgaagttaaaaaacaaaaaacagtcaGAGGGGAGTTCAAAAGTCGCTTCCACCAGCAATAGTAGTAGTCCGTCGTTGTAGTACATTATAGTAGCAGTCGTGTGGTATTAATTCGCCTGGGTAGTGTGTTGGTGTTTTATCATCGTTGCTAcgtttttcttgctttttttcCACTATTACGAATAGTAAGgagaaaaacgaaaatttaaactaaaaaaataaagttgtgtgaatattgttttgttgctgctggTTATTAGCGGCGTACTAAACTTGCATGAGTCACTCGAAATATGCAGCAGTTGTAGAAACGGCAGCAAGAAGAGGGAATCAACTAGCTAAAACACTCATTTGCATGGACTAGATATTGTTATTGTGAAAACTATAATAACAATTATCTTAATATTAATcgtaaaaaaaaggaaaactcttttacattttggagaaaaaaactAACATCTATTAAAAATGACTAGTTTTACCGGCATCAAAGGTTGGTTTAAGAAAAAGGAACCTATTTCGGAAATAGGCAACCCTACTAACTTTCAGCGACATTTTCATGTCTCTCGCAATGAGGAGACCGGCGTGCTAGAGGGTCTTCCAGCTCCCTGGCTAAGGCTCATGAATTATCAGATATCTAAAGATGAACAGAGTAAAAATCCTGATGCTGCCTATCATGCTGTGAAGTTTTATAATTATTCcataaagaagaaagaaaatgaAGCTATATTCAAGCCCTTCATTACCGAAGAAGCCATCCATGAAGAATCCAAGGAAATTGACAACTATGTtaactataaaaacaaacacaagtCTCAGGACTTGGATAGTGCCGAAGATGAACGCTCAAGCGAGGGAAGTGCCACCACCAGCGGTAGCAGCACTTGCGGCAGTAGTAGCAATAATAGTTTTAATGACCAACAACATGCCTCGGTGGGTTTACAGGGACTCAATGATGTTATTAAAGAGTTACAGTCCACCTTGGAGAACCAAAGGGAAACACTTAAGCCACAATTGGATATAACGAGTGAATTACCGCCACCATTGCCTgccaaaaaaacacaaacattacCGCCCAAACCTCAGATTAAAGCCAAGCCAAAAGGTCTTCCTCCTAGTTTGTCTAAGGGACGCAATGATTTAACTACAATTTCAACAAATGAAGGTAATCACACCATTAACACCGATACCATAATCATAAAACCAGCACCTGATATTAATGCAGAGGGCGATGGAGATGAAACCATTTTAAGACGTTCCAAAGATAAGCGTGTGCAAAAAACCGATGCCGAGATTTATGAAGAATTAAGAGCTATTTGCAATATGGATGATCCAAGAGAGCGTTATAAAACAACCATGGAAGTGGGTAAAGGTGCTTCTGGTATTGTCTTTATAGCAGCCGATAATCAGAATGAAACTCAGGTGGCTGTAAAAactattgatttaaaaaatcagTCTTCCAAAGACCTTATTCTTACCGAAATAAGAgttcttaaagattttaatcataaaaatttagtaaatttctTGGATGCTTACTTCTTGGAGCCAGAGGATCAATTATGGGTTATTATGGAATATATGGACGGTGGTCCTCTCACAGATGTGGTAACAGAGACTGTAATGAAGGAAAGGCAAATAGCTTGCGTTTGCCGTGAAGTTCTTTATGCTATATCTTTTCTACACTCCAAAGGTATTATACATCGTGACATCAAGTCCGACAATGTACTATTGGGTATGGATGGCTCGGTTAAGGTAACAGATTTCGGTTTTTGTGCCAACATTGAGGGAGATGAAAAACGTCAAACCATGGTGGGTACTCCCTACTGGATGGCGCCTGAGGTTGTGACACGCAAGAAATATGGCAAAAAGGTAGACATCTGGTCTATTGGCATTATGGCCATAGAAATGATAGAAGGTCAACCTCCTTACCTACACGAAACACCACTGAGAGCCCTTTATCTGATAGCTGCCAATGGCAGACCCGATGTTAAGAGTTGGGACAAACTAAGTCCAAATCTACAAGACTTCCTCGATTGCTGTCTCCAAGTGGAGGTAGACAAACGTGCTACAGCCGATGAATTATTAAAACATCCTTTCCTAGACGACTGCAGTGAGCTTAAGGCCTTAGTGCCCAACATTAAGGCTGCCAAGAAAGTGCTTAGAAAGGGCACATAGAACAGGGTTTGTGTAGGTATCTATGTACGTGCCTAGTAGTAAAAAATCCATTCTAGTAacctaaacaaaacaaaagcaaaacaacataaaatccAAAACAACTAAAGAGCCAGTTCACTCAGCCACATGTGTGATTCCAttgtaaatactaaaaacaaaacttattttagaCGTATAACTATTagtattctttaaataaagTACGTACGTTCTCGCACATATGTATGGTTTGGTTTGGTATGTACGTTTAATAGATCATATAAGAGACATACAATTGTGTCAAAGCAACATAACAAATAACACAAACAATAAACTAATGAATGTACGTATGCCGCAAAATGCTATttcattttaatgtaaaaacacgtttttacataaaattacataaaaaaaagttaactaACATTTTGAGGGAGCTGAAGTAGTTAGAGTTAAATACTtaaacaaccaacaacaacatcgagacaacatcattatcataaTCAAAAATAACCAATTATATTTGCTGTGAAGTCGCTGTGCgattataaataaacttatcTACTACATACATgctacaacatttaaaaaaataaataggtaagtttttcattttgttttaaattaatagttTCTCtcctttataaatttattttagtgcaaaatattgttttataatatatttagcAAAGTTTTTGAGTTTCATTAGTAATATGTCTTtatcgttttcttttttatttcgttagCCTTTGGtagaagaaagaaataaaaaataaaaatttttatcaaagatattttctaaagaCTGATAACAGAAAATATTCCctcatttttcaataataaagtatatttaataccatttataagtatatttatatgaatgttgtagttaaatattattatacacTACAACGTAATTACAGTGGTGTTCAAATAATTAGCACATTTCTGcaaataagaaatattcattAAGGAATGATAACCATTCCTTCGATATTTTTTACAGTCAACTTTTCTaacaaatttctctttaaacttatttatattatttatttatcagaTTTTCCATTATTTCCCCTGAAAAAGAAGGTCTAatacaatattattgttgttttcaaatacaaaatattataactGTGCTAATTAGACCATCATTACTGTACATTtgctaatttgttttttatgtttgtaacatatttttgtttacacttTGCGACAAGTTTATCAAgtttaaaatgttcaaatttataaagctttattattacatatttttaattagtaTTTCTTAATAACACGCTTTAAAATGGTACGAATTTCAATTGAAAAGTTTACTTTCTTTGTCTGATGTAAATCCTAAAGAATTAACTTCCTACGAAAGACATTCAAAGGACTTTTTTTGCTCATTCGTTAAGTAAAGACTTTTTTGTCATGATGAATTGGTTACCTATTGTTTTAATAAGTTGTTAAGAAGTTGTCCTCCATTTAGCGTTTGAACTCTGGACAATTTATTTTTGACTGATAACCATAATCAACTGCTTGGGAGAAATACATTCTACTTTGATTTCTGCATCCtgaaatcatatttaaaaaaatctttttagtgTTTATTAAACACGATTTCATGTAAGTTATAAGCTGGTTATCGATGGTTTGAAGAATGAATTTgaagaatagtctgtagtcgagactagaGGAGAGACTGTTAAACAGTATATATCCAAAACTATTAAACTttctatagatgagactatagactttttgtagtcgagactatggactttctgtagtcgagactatagacattctgtagtcgagactatagactttctattgtcgagactatagactttctactgtcgagactatagactttctactgtcgagactgtagactttctgtagtcgagactatagactttctgtagtcgagactatagattttctgtagtcgagactatagactttctatagtcgagactatagactttctatagtcgagactatagactttctatagtcaagactatagactttctatagtcgactatagaacagtatttCTATAGTGAATACTATAGAacaggctatagaatagtctatagacaagactgttaAACTTTATATAGCTAAAACTACTAAACTTTTGTCGAGACTTTAGACTTtctgtagtcgagactttagactttttgtagtcgagactatagactttctgcagtcgagactatagactttctgtagtcgagactatagacattctgtagtcgagactatagacattctgtagccgagactatagactttctatagttgatactatagactttctatagtcgagactatagactttctatagtcgagactatagactttctatagtcgagactatagactttctatagtcgatactatagatttttttatagtcgagactatagactttctatagtcgagactatagactttttatagtcgagactatagactttctatagtcgagactttagactttctatagtcgagactatacactttctataatcaagactataaactttctctagtcatgactatagactttctgtagtcaagactatagactttttgtagtcgaaactatagattttttatagtcgaaactatatactttctatagtcgagactatagactttttatagtcgagacaatagacttcctatagtcgagactttaaactttctacagtcgagactttagactttctatagtcgagactatacactttctatagtcaagactataaactttctctagtcaagactatagtctttctgtagtcaagacaatagtctttttatagtcgaaactatagattttttatagtcgagactatatacttcctatagtcgagactatagactttctatagtcaacactatagattttctatagtctatagtgttgactttctatagactatagactttctaaagtcgagactataaactttccatattcgagactatagacattcTATAGTCGATgctatagactttctatagtcaagactatagcattTCTATAGTGAATACTATAGAACAggctatagtatattctatagacaagactatagaactgtctacagTTGAGACTATTATACAGTCTATACGATAGACTTAAAAACTGTTtgtaggcaagactatagaacagtctatagccaATACAGTATAATACAGTTTATAGCATAAtaaactgtctatagtcgagactattgaatagtctatagtcaaaagtaTAATGCAGTCAAAAGTAATAAActgtctacagtcaagactttaaaacagactatagaacagttttttattccagactatagaacggtctatagttgagactatagaacagtctgtagttaagactataaaacagtatctagttaaaactatagaacagtctatagtagagactataaaACTGCCTTATGTCGAAAGCATATACAagtttatagtcgagattatTTACAATCTCTATAACTTATGGTGTCTAACTTCAAACCCATTAAATTCTTAATCAGAAATCACAAATTTCTTCATTTTAATAGTAGATTTATTATTcaccatattttattatttttaacttaaatgaaTTTATGTTAAACACGCCAagtgtttaataatatttttggtcatattcaaaattaaaataaagaaaaaaaaagaaactaatattatgaacataaaaagaaaacgaaatggCAAAAAAAACTGCTTAAGTAATTAGTTCAGTTGAAAACCCACAAACTGCGTGATTCATATGATggtattatttacattaaatgttCATATAATTAAGGTATaacattaataacaaataatttatttgtcaaGTGATAGTGTGTAAATATGTGTGTacgtatatttaaaaaactttttttagggGATGTTTGTCTATTGCGGTTTATATTCatattgcaaataaattaatttacagtGAAGAGTTTTTGACCATGACTTTATTATGAACGAAAATGTAGTTTCACACccaacttttattaaaatatttttaagtttaactaaagactagactaggcgTCAAAAGAGACTTGTTCTTGGACAATATGTCCTAATTTGATTCCTCttcaaaaaggtttaaaatgtacttatatttaaaaaatttaccttttCATAGTTCTTGCAGtagttaattgaaaaaaaatcatactcTTTCTAATAAATCACTTTTGTTGCCTTAAATAACAATACTTCGATAACAATTGTTATCTTTTTGAattcaataacaaaaatctCTTATCGATgcaatgttgaaaaaaaaacttccaattgggtatttgacataaaaaaatctattcaaaTACTCTCTGCATTCATTCACCAATCaatgaattttgaaataataaaaaaattatacacacaCAACATACAACATGTCATTGACctaacaacattttataattgtccatcatgtaccaaatattctataaatatgtAAGTTGTAGCAGATTGGAGGAAGCAAACTAATAAATCAACTCTCGCATGTTTTCTCAATCAAATGTgtgttattttcaaatttttcctaATGTTCTATCAAttactaataaatttaaatgaaaaagagcAAAATCTATTATTAAGGGGAGGATGCATCTGTGTGTATGtctaataaagttaaaaaaaatattttaagtaaaatgagAAATGTGTGtggtaataataatttttcaagtttgctatatttttaaaaaataataatcaaatagTTCAtactctacatatttaatttcatatttctaagttaaatattatagaaaattcaaaaagtacctttaaaaaacaataatacactTTTTCCGGtactcacctaattccgactctacatacttaatttcatgtttctaggttcaatattatagataattcaaaaatttccgGGTTCTAaactaattcagactctacttacataatttcatatttctaggttcaatattatagaaaattccaaaagtaccttttgaaaaacgaaaaacaacaaaaaagttcccttttatggcgtccaacttaagccaggctccacatacttaatttcatgtttctagccaataacaacacactagtgctgctctcgctctgctactcttgctaagctgctctcgctctgtcttgtttttataaacaagattacaataacaaaatgtaccgtttgattgtgtattttgtttctgttttttgcaatttctgcttgagcatgaataaaaaatctcaatttttaatgaaattttcagtgGTTGTCTtgaatttttgcttatatctccgaTCTTCCCGAAAGTATGTTTAACAGAATTAtagaagattcggatctcgccgatatctcgggtcttctaaaaactgatttcaacaaacatacagatagacagacagacagacagacggatatggcttaatcgactccgctatatataaggatccagaatatatatatacttattacagaaattacaaacggaatgacaaacttatatataaattaatttaaaattttgaaaaaattatctattttttgaatcgatttaatattaatgttatattaacaaacagaataaaaaacttatttttgcctTCTAAAGTTTAAGgctatttttgaaatgtttacatataaaatatttataaacttttacatACGTTTTTCAtgtatttgtgttaaaataaattaaaaaacaaatttcttctaCAATCCAAAACGGAAGTGAAGATATGCACAtaaacatttgttgtttttctttctctattaaaaatttaaaaagataacaaacatttgttaaatgaaattaaattttgtaattagatTTTAGTTAAAACATTCATAATGCTAAAACATGAAGCcgaagacagacagacaaacagacattttatacatatgttaaACGAAAAAAGTCACACGTAACATGGTACAAATCATTTCATAACAAAAGAAatgttaacaacaaaaaaaaatataatattgaacttttataaacaacaaaacaaaagaaaaccaataaattttaaatttcatatacaaatttttaacaaaataccaataatttctcCACATCTCTTCACAACACACAATAAAGTTtgaattaagtttatttttcaatacttttttatttctgcTTTCGTTTTAAGAGCAAATCCCTCTCTctcttgttttatttaacttttgtttaaacatttttatatgtttttttgtttttattttgcggtacacaatttgttattgtttttttttctacaatacaattttcatttGGTTATTTTTACTTGGAATAAAAGATGAATcacaaatttaaagtatatgAATATTTAACTAACATGTTtgaggtttgtttttttttcaataggtTTCATTTCTAAGTCACCCGAACTCTCCTCATTCCCTGTTTcgtattttataatttgtacatttttgtggttcattattgttattttaatcaatttattttcatgtaACGATTGAAACGAACGGTCTTACTGACAGGGTCATAAATTCAATGTAATGTAATAATTATACATACTTTCATAGAGTGAATTTTTCATTAAGTGAAATAGTTTTaaaggtaaaattttgatgtttGAATGATATATGGTTAggtagatagaaagatagatagatatatagatagatatttaggtagatatttagatagatagatagatagatagatagatagatagatagatagatagatagatagatagatagatagatagatagatagatagatagatagatagatagatagatagatagatagacagacagtcagtcagatagataaataaataaaactctgCATGGCCAACTTTGACCCCTGTAAGTTCGGCAAttcttgaccgatagagctgaaACTTTTAGGAATACCATCtctggtgcaaatttcatccgtAAATGTCCTACATAGGTTTTTTAAACATGTATCTAAATggtagttttaataaattttctagacCGTGTCGGCTAATAGCttgacaaatttcaaaattaaaacgttttcaatataATCGTTTTTTTACCACTTTAGTTTTATAGGTTTTATTTT
This genomic window contains:
- the LOC111676756 gene encoding serine/threonine-protein kinase PAK 2 yields the protein MTSFTGIKGWFKKKEPISEIGNPTNFQRHFHVSRNEETGVLEGLPAPWLRLMNYQISKDEQSKNPDAAYHAVKFYNYSIKKKENEAIFKPFITEEAIHEESKEIDNYVNYKNKHKSQDLDSAEDERSSEGSATTSGSSTCGSSSNNSFNDQQHASVGLQGLNDVIKELQSTLENQRETLKPQLDITSELPPPLPAKKTQTLPPKPQIKAKPKGLPPSLSKGRNDLTTISTNEGNHTINTDTIIIKPAPDINAEGDGDETILRRSKDKRVQKTDAEIYEELRAICNMDDPRERYKTTMEVGKGASGIVFIAADNQNETQVAVKTIDLKNQSSKDLILTEIRVLKDFNHKNLVNFLDAYFLEPEDQLWVIMEYMDGGPLTDVVTETVMKERQIACVCREVLYAISFLHSKGIIHRDIKSDNVLLGMDGSVKVTDFGFCANIEGDEKRQTMVGTPYWMAPEVVTRKKYGKKVDIWSIGIMAIEMIEGQPPYLHETPLRALYLIAANGRPDVKSWDKLSPNLQDFLDCCLQVEVDKRATADELLKHPFLDDCSELKALVPNIKAAKKVLRKGT